ATCCCTGGCTGTCCCTCATGATACATGTCTTTATCCTTAGATGTTGGAGGAAATTGCTGAGATGGAGGAGGACATCCGACGCTTGGAGGAAGATCTTCGAAGGAAAGCGCAAGATCTGAAAGTGGCACACACCCGCCTGGAGACCCGCACGTATCGGCCCGATGTGGAGCTCTGTCGGGATCAGGTACCGGCCTCGCCTGGCACGCTCCCTGCCAGGAGGGACGGGGGGAACTGACAGGAACGGGGCCTCGTGTGGCTCAGAAAAACGTGGGTGCGCTTTGGAAAAAACTACAAGGGGCTGAGCAACAGATCCTACAGTCAGAGCACGGAAATCAGTGTCATAGCTGAGCTAGAAGGGGAACGAGAGGGGAACCGTGGCCTTTGTAAAACAACTCTTCAGCCCTGTTAACTGCTgtgcccttctccctccccaccgtGCAGGTGCAGTACGGGCTCACGGATGAGGTCCACCAGCTGGAGGGAACGATCTGCGCGCTCAAACTGAAGCTAGCAGAGTCACAGTAAGTCTCCGGCTCTGGGGCCGAGCAGTGGCCCGACGTTGCCCACGTGAGGGACGCAGCTGCGTGCAGGCCTGGCGCTGGCACGTGTCCAGGAGCTGCATTTTGGAGCTCGCATCTGCTCGGATCAGGAGTGGAAATGAGTCTCTGGGCTGGGTGGGGAGCTGGACTGGGCTGCAGGGTGCAGGCAAGGCACAAGAGCTCTGTGTGCTGGGAGGGCGAATGGGGTTCCCACGGTCCCTGCTCGACTCTGACTTCAACCAGGCACAGACGGTTctaaaacaggggaaaaaaaaacgggtgaaaagaaagaaacagaagtgctgCTCTGGGCTGGCATGGGGTCCCATGGAGCACATCTCTGCGCTGCACTCCAGGAGCAGCATGTGGGCTTGCTGCTCACAGCCCCAATGCTGCCGCTGTGCACCAAGAAATCCCCGATACATTCGTTCTTCGTACAGAGGCAAAGGCTGCGTGGGCATTTCTGCTGCCAGAAAGTGGGAAGTTGGGTGTTTCCTGTCCAACTTGGGAAGTGAATGCAGTGCTTGAACCCAGCTCCTCTCACTTCTGCTCCTTCCCAGGGGTGCCTTGGATGCGCTTTACAGACAACTTCACCGCATTCAGACAGACGTTGGCTACAAAGCCGGTTCCCTGGTGCTGGACAACAAGTGCATGGACAGCCGGAGAAAGCTCGTGGTCCCCACCGAGAAACTTGTGCCAGAGGTCGACACTTTCAACCGGACCACAAACCGTCCGCTCTCCCCACTGAGGAACgggcagctggagctggcttAGTGCGCCGGGGAGTGTTGTACAACGAGTCGCACCGAGGAGAAAGCTACCAGTGACTCAGTTCCGTAGCAAGGAAAGTGGACATCTGTGTCGTGTTAGGATAATGtaattctcctccctcctcccagtttgTTATATAACTGTCTGTCCCCTTCCATGATGTTTATGGCCTCTTGCACTCCAAGGAGCGTTATAAACAATAAAGAGTCTGTCCCCAAAAGCAGTTGTCATCCGTCAGTGTTGGAAGCATTTTGTGGTGATTGAATCCATCTAGGtgttgtattattattatttttttcagtgtttttaagtCCTTTACAGTGCAAGGCAGCGCTCTGAAAAGGGACCGTGTAACGGTGGCCGCGTGCCAGATCCGCTCTGTTGGGTGTACTGCCCCGAATCCGCTCGCTTTAACAATTAAAGTTTGGGTTGGGATTTCCCCTTGCTTGCTAGCCCTGCGGAGCTAACGCTGCTACAAAAGCAAGAGCCGGGAGTCCGTTCTGGCTCTTTTACCCGCAGACTTGTTAAAATTGAATTGCAACGCTTGCGTTCTGCCAGGAGTTTATTGTTTCTATTCCAGGCGCGCTCCTTGCAAACCGGATTATTGCGTGTGCGACGAGCCCGAAAACTTGGCCTGCTCTGCTTTCCCCGAGGTGAGAGATGATGCTCAGTAACTTCTCCGGTAAAAAGCAGCATGGGTTTTGGCTCCTCCTGAAAAATTgagggcggggagggggggggggaagtaataataagaaaataaagcgGTTTTTTGCCCAGCCGCCGTCGCGCTCCTCCGGGCCGCCAGGGGGCGGTGTCCGCGGCAGAGCCGCGGACACCGCCCCCTGGCGGCCCGGAGGAGCGCGACGGCGGTGGCGGGAGAAGATGGCGGCGGCAGCGGGTTCGGGCTCAGGCCCAGGGCGGGCGGTGGCGCGGCCTCGGCCGGGACCCGCCCGGTTCCGGGGCTGTTTAGCCGGGGCGTTGTTGGGTGACTGCCTGGGCGCCGTTTTCGAAGGCAGGAGCGTTGTAAAGCTACCCGATCTACTGCGTTTTCTCCGAGGCCTGGAACCGGCATCCGGGCCGCCTGATGCCGGGGAACCGGTCGGCAGCGCCCGTAGAGGTGGGAGGAAAAGCCAGGAGCGGGACGGGGGTTGGGTCCGGAGCCAAACACTCCCACgattgggttttggggtgcgggtgtgtgtgtgtcccctccGTCCTTGCAGCCCCCAGGCCCACTGGGTGTCCCCACTCATGTCCCTCACCTCAGTGGAGGGCGCTTCCCCCGGGACACCCgtggctgtccccagcctgtCTCCTCTGTCCTGTGGGGTTTGTgtcgtgtgtgtgtccccccccccccgcctttcccCGGGATGAGGTTCTGGCTCCCCCAGGGCAGTTCGTGGTGGCTGGTAGGGAGGGATGAGCGGTTTGCTGTGCACAGCCAGCTGCTTGTCCTGGAGCGAAGCTGAGGTGTGTAGTGTGCTGGGAACCGGGCTGTCACAGTGCAGGGGTGTCAGCAAGGAACGGATGTACCAAAAATTGATAAGGAGAGAGTAGAATGGTTATTTAACTCGTAGCAAGTGATGATGGATTCGTATTGGGGCTCTGAGCTGTGCAGCAAGCCCTGTAAGCCCTTACGGTAAGATCTTAAAGACACTTGATTTTGTTGCGGTCTTGTCCAGAAATGCAactgtgctttttcttctctgcttgtCAGCGTACGCTGTAAACTCCTTGAAAAAGAGACTTGTCTCGCTTGTCCGTATGTGCCTCTGGATatcatacattttcttcttggctCTTACTAACCTTGCAATGCATACTGTCTCATTCTCACTGTGGATGCATCTCTCTTGTTCTGTATCTTCTTACTCTGATGACCATGGCTAGTGACAAGCTCAGAGTGCTGGGGAACTTCTGATAATGTTTTAACTCCAGCTCTACAGATAATCAGGGCCCGGAGAGAAGTGCTGGCAGTAGagcaggacaggaggagagTTTGTCCCTGGATGATCACATTACATTTTGACCTTCTGTTTTAGAAACACTTTCGTACACGGACGACACGGCCATGAGCAGGTCGGTGGTGCAGTCTCTGCTAGCCAAGCGAGAGTTCGATGAAGTCGACATGGCCAAGAGGTAAGGACTGCAGCCAGCGGCGGAGGCCAGGTGTTGATATTTACTAGTGAAGGTAAAACTTTCTTAAGTGACAGCAATCACTGTAGTTTTCTGTGAAAGGAGATGGGGGCGAAGACAAAGTCGTTGTTAAtttgtggagggaaaaaaaatgagaacagcGATGGCTAATCCTGTAATTTATTGTGTGCTTCGCACTGTCCTGCAACACGCAGTAGCATTAGCTGTGGGGTGGATCCAGAGTCTGCTTTGAAGGGAGGCAGGATGGGACATGCTGTATTGCAGCCATGTATGTATATTCACCTTTGTGGAAGATAACGCTTAGaaatttcagaagtgtttccttttgtgtttatttgttgCTATTTACATTTGTCCTTCCCTTAACTTAGTGAATATTAGTGAGGTCAGTTTCGGTTTGTTTATGATCCATTTCCCTTTTGAATCCACAGCCACCCTGGTAGCATTTGGTTCCACTTAAGGgagaatatttatttgtttagaaaACTCTTCCATTGAACTTGAACAAAAGACTTTCCTTGTGGTTGTGACCCACAGAAATGTTTCCAGTTTGCTTCTATTTCAAGGCAAGGTTGAGAGGGAAGCAGGGATTTGTGAAAGATGATGTGTATAcaccctttccttctttcacacCAATTTTTGGGAACTGGATTTTTTCCCTACAGGACTGAGTCACTTGAACCCTGACCGTCGCTGAATTACCCATGTGTTCGCTTTATCAAGTGGCTTTATACCAACTCCAATAACAGACCAAATACCCGGCCTGTTTTTTCTCACCTGCGTGACTGCTGCTCTCTTGCCCACACCAGGTTTGCTGAGGAATACAAGAAGGAACCCAACCGCGGTTATGGGATGGCTGTCGTCAATGTCTTCAAGAAGCTCCTGAGCCCCAAGTGCAATGATGTGTTTGAACCAGCCAGAGCCCAGTTTAATGGGAAAGGCTCCTATGGCAACGGCGGTGCCATGAGGGTGGCAGGCATCTCCCTCGTGTATTCTGATGTGCAGGACGTTAAGAAGGTACCGTTCTTGGCTCCTTTGGGCACCTTGGCTCTGGGAGTCCCTGCTGTCAGGTGAGTTTCGACCTGATCTCTCAGGCAGGTTCGCTAACGATGTCTTTTCATTCGCAGTTTGCGAAGCTGAGTGCCGAGTTAACCCATGCCAACTCCCTGGGCTACAATGGGGCCATCCTGCAGGCCCTGGCAGTGCATCTCGCCCTGCAGGGAGAACTCAGCAAGGAGACCTTCCTGGAGCAGCTTATTAGCCACATGGAGGATGTAGAGGCAGACGATAAGTCTCTTACTGAAGCCCGAGCGTAAGTAGCTGTGAGGGGCACTACCTCTGCTGTGTACAGTGTATTCTGGCTCTTCGCATTCTGTCTTCTTCATTGTActcttcccgccccccccccaggctgggaTTTGAGGATTTACCATTTTCAAGGcgtctaaagaaaataaaggaatttttgGAGCTCAGCAGTGTTCCTAAAGCAGATGTATTGTTTGAATTAGGTAAGTACCTTTATTACTACAAGTGTTAAGAAAGAGCTGGAAGCAGGACTGGCTCGGGAAGCCCGGTTGGTGTGTCCTCCCCCAGATTGCCACTTTGGCCTCTGCTGCCTGTCAGGCACAGAATGTGCTGGAAAGGCTGCCTGTGCTCACCAGTCAGAAATTTTCCCTCTCTGTAttggtggggaaaaaatgtcttGCTAAGAAAAACTTATAATGAATAATGTTTCTTAATATTCTGAGATCTCTTGTCTTAACGGCCACCACATTGGATGGGAACGGGGAGATGTGCATTGCCAGACTGTACTGGTGTAGCGAGGAGTTGGTCTGTAGGATGCGAGTAGTACTGGGAAACTCGgggagctttctcttctgggATGCAAACTTACTTTTGCACTTTGTCATGATAAAATTAGTGATGCTGGTATTGAAAGTAACTAGCGATAGAAGTTGTGGTTAGAAGGGAAAGGGTTCTTCTGTGGGAAGGAAGACCCAAGTGTTCTGCAGCACTGAAGATGATTGGTTTTGTTGACAGGCAATGGCATTGCCGCTTTGCGGTCTGTCCCTACTGCAATTTACTCCTTCTTGCGCTGTATGGAAGCTGACCCAGATATTCCTGATCACTACAGCAACCTGCAGAGGACCATCATCTACTGTATCTCTCTGGGTGGAGACACAGACACCATTGCTACCATGGCAGGAGCCATTGCAGGGGCTTATTATGGGGAGGAGCAGATACCCCcaagctgggagcagagctgtgaagCTTTTCAAGAGACACAGAAGCTGGCAAATAGCTTGTATGAACTGTACTGCCAGCGGCTCTGAGCTCTGAGGGGAGCGTGTTGTCTGAAGGCAAAGTGGGTGGTCACCGTTGCTTCTCTGGTCAGAAGTCTGGCGGTGGATCCACACCATCTGCAGATGCCAGCCAGCCTCCCCTGAGAAAGACGCCTGCTGCTGCGAGTGGAGAGCTGGAAGCATGAGCTGGTTTGGAAGAGAGGGGACATACCCTTCAGTTACGGGTCAGCTGGGAAGTGGCTGCGTGTGGCGCGTCTGCTCTAAGTGTACAGGAGCGTGAAGTTCTTCATAACGTgtctgctgcttgctttgtcCCGCCATTAGGTCGTTTGTCATTACAGTTACTAGGTGGGTGTCGGAATCCACTGActtcttgctgttttcctctgctcctgtaTGCCATGGCCTTTGAGTTGTTGTTACCTGTCCTGCAGTGGCTTTGATAGGCTCCACACCAGTTGACACCCAGCTGACCAGCTACAGGCTGTCAATGGGAGTCAGCAGACACACAGGTCCCTGAGGACGTCCTGCATGGCGGCATGGGTCACCACCTGTGTTGTGGGGCGCAGACGCTGGAGGATAGATCTCCTGGGGAGgttcctttcctgaaaggcAGAATGAAAAGTGCCAGAGACTGGAGAAGGGGTTTCTTTGCATTGCTAGTGGCATTGTGAGAAATGCCTCTGGTGCATGCAGACAGAACCCCAGTTGGCTCACTGTTGCTGCTGGAAGAGGGTGTAATGAATTACTGTTCCTTTGGTGTCCTTGGCTCTGTGATCCGCCTGGTGCTGTCCTGATTTGTTGCGTTTTGTGTCCCTTATGTAGCTGGCTTTCACATTGCTGCACCTACTCCAGCCTTTGTTCCTAATCCATGCATCCTGCGTTTTTAATCCTGTCCTATGTATTTCCAGAGCACCAAGTGAGATTGCTGTTTAAATCTGTGGGTGGAGATAGTTGTGAAACCTGGTGTTACACAAGGATTGAATTCCTAGTTCTGCTGCAGTCAGTGACAAAAATTATGTCAGCGGGAAGCAGGAGTTATTtctcacagttttaaaaaactctGTACTTGGTAAGAATCATctgaaaataaagggaaagtTAGGTTAATTGGGGGAGAACTTATCAGAGTTTAAAAGAATTTGTGCATTTGAAGCTGGTACTGGTGGCCAAGAATATTCAAGCAAAGCTGTGTCGTTCCAGAGTTTCAAGCTTAAAACCTTTATCCAATGGAGCTGGTCAACAAGGGAGTAACAGCTTGGGTATGGCATGTCTGAAAAGggttaaaagctttttaataattgaaaagaaagaaagagacaagcAGTCATATGGAAATGTGTCTAAGTTTGAATGTGGCAATGTAATTCTCTGTAATCTCCAGTATTCCTTGTGACACCGGGAAGTGACTGTTGTGCTCAAACGGAGCTCAGCCCCTGTTGGTACCGGCATGTGGTCGTTGTGTGTGTCAGGCTGCATGCACATGCGGAAAATCTGGCTGCGGTGTGGTGTTCCAGTTTTTCCTGTACTCTCCTTCCTTCAAGTGCCAGTTTTCTGTGCAATGCTTTAATGGGTTTTCCTTGTATAAATTAGTATCTTTTCTGAGAACATGCGCAGTTTTGGTCTATTGTATGTCTATTGTGCTGCAGATCTGAGATGTAAAATGTCAGGTTTTTCACGTTATTCTGCCAGAGATGTGAATGTATTCAcggaattatttaaaagaagatattttccttttaaagcagctttataattttaaatgtttggaaCTCACGAAGAGCAGAAGAGctcctgtttaaaaaatgtagcTCATTTTAGGCCAGAATTTAAATGTGTACAAAAACATTTAGGTCTGACTttcttggaaagaaataaaatcacttgGTTATCTTTGTTAATTAGCCACTGCTCCCATCTTTTCATTCAAGTCATGCAGTTGTTCTTCCATACTACATGACAAGAGGAGTTGTAAGAAAATCTCTGGGCCGTTTCTCCCCACCCCATACTGTAAAACTCAACCTGAAACTACTTTGTTAACGGCTCCTTGAAATCTTTCTGTAGAAAGCAGAATGGAAGTTGTTCGGTGCTGGTTAGAGACATCTTGCGTGTAGCTGAGGCTGATGCTTTGTTTGGGGCGAGTTTTAGCACTGGAAATCTGCTGTAAAAACTACTTTCAGGTGGCCACTCGTGCCTTTGACCAGTACAGGGCAGCCGAAGTTGGTAGAAGTGGTTCTTGTTAACAGCAGGGTGAGTTGGAAGTGTCAATCGCGTGCGTCGCAGGGTGGTTTGCTGGAGAGGCCCTTTGCTGGCTGAGGCTTGTAGGCTGTTTGCAGCGAGGAGCAGTGCATGGAAGGGGTTCAGCTGCTGGAGTCCAGCGTGCGATGATCATGCAGCAGTGTTGGGTTCCCCTGCGACTTGCAGCACGAGCATCAGTGGTTCTTCATCGTCAGCTCTTGAAGGAGTCTGCCTGCGTGGCAGCCAggcttccctggaagtgttccgCCTGTAACAAGTAACGTCTCCTCTTCCAGATAAGAGATCAGGTGAGAAAgcatattttcctctctttattctttttacttttcGTCTCCGAAAGTAATTCACTTACAGGTGATTCACCATTTCTTCCGTCTGCCGCTGAACTGACTGGTTTTGCTGCTCGGTATGCGGAGGTTGGCTGTAGACGAGGTTGtataacagcaaaaaaaggtgtaatggaaaaaacacagaaaggaaagggaactCCCAACACTTTGACTTAAATTCCTCAAATTAATAATTGCCAGTCTGGAAGGGTCcaaatttcatccttttttaaaaatgaacttctGGAGACAGGAATCTTCTC
This genomic window from Grus americana isolate bGruAme1 chromosome 23, bGruAme1.mat, whole genome shotgun sequence contains:
- the ADPRS gene encoding ADP-ribosylhydrolase ARH3, which produces MAAAAGSGSGPGRAVARPRPGPARFRGCLAGALLGDCLGAVFEGRSVVKLPDLLRFLRGLEPASGPPDAGEPVGSARRETLSYTDDTAMSRSVVQSLLAKREFDEVDMAKRFAEEYKKEPNRGYGMAVVNVFKKLLSPKCNDVFEPARAQFNGKGSYGNGGAMRVAGISLVYSDVQDVKKFAKLSAELTHANSLGYNGAILQALAVHLALQGELSKETFLEQLISHMEDVEADDKSLTEARALGFEDLPFSRRLKKIKEFLELSSVPKADVLFELGNGIAALRSVPTAIYSFLRCMEADPDIPDHYSNLQRTIIYCISLGGDTDTIATMAGAIAGAYYGEEQIPPSWEQSCEAFQETQKLANSLYELYCQRL